The following coding sequences lie in one Flavobacterium sediminis genomic window:
- the hisG gene encoding ATP phosphoribosyltransferase: MNTLKIAIQKSGRLNEDSLKILKDCGISIENGNDQLKATASNFPLEVLYLRNSDIPQYVSDGVADIAIVGDNLLIEKGNDLEIVERLGFSKCKVSVAVPKAFDYNGLKSLQGKKIATSYPNTVQHFFNGNGIDVEIHQISGSVEIAPNIGLSDAIVDIVSTGSTLFKNNLKEVEVILKSEAVLAVSPKIAPEKRELLQKLQFRIQSVLKARKSKYILMNVPNTKIQAVSSILPVLKSPTIMPLAEEGWSSLHSVINEDTFWEVIDQLKEAGAEGILVCPIEKMVL; the protein is encoded by the coding sequence ATGAACACCTTAAAAATTGCCATTCAAAAATCAGGACGATTAAACGAGGATAGCTTAAAAATCCTTAAAGACTGTGGAATTTCTATTGAAAATGGGAATGACCAACTCAAAGCTACGGCTTCAAATTTCCCTTTAGAAGTTTTATATCTGCGTAACTCCGATATTCCGCAGTATGTATCAGATGGTGTAGCAGATATTGCCATTGTAGGCGATAATCTATTAATAGAAAAAGGAAACGACCTTGAAATTGTCGAACGATTGGGTTTTTCAAAATGTAAGGTTTCGGTCGCTGTTCCAAAAGCTTTCGATTACAACGGATTGAAAAGCTTACAAGGCAAAAAAATTGCCACTTCTTATCCTAATACCGTGCAACATTTTTTTAATGGAAATGGTATTGATGTCGAAATTCACCAAATCTCAGGTTCTGTTGAAATTGCACCAAATATCGGGCTTTCTGACGCTATTGTCGATATTGTTTCTACCGGAAGTACGTTATTCAAAAACAATTTAAAAGAAGTAGAAGTCATTCTAAAAAGTGAAGCGGTTTTGGCTGTTTCCCCAAAAATTGCCCCCGAAAAACGAGAATTACTGCAAAAACTACAATTCCGTATCCAATCCGTTCTAAAAGCCAGAAAATCAAAATACATTTTAATGAATGTTCCCAATACTAAAATTCAAGCCGTAAGTTCCATTTTACCGGTTTTAAAAAGTCCAACGATTATGCCTTTGGCGGAAGAAGGTTGGAGCAGCCTGCACTCGGTAATCAATGAAGATACTTTTTGGGAAGTCATTGACCAACTAAAAGAAGCAGGTGCCGAAGGAATTTTGGTTTGCCCAATAGAAAAAATGGTTCTTTAA
- a CDS encoding VIT1/CCC1 transporter family protein has protein sequence MSLVMGVAGAAVSNSTILLTGVAGLLAGSISMALGEWLSVQSSRELNQRQIELETEELEASPEEEKHEVILLYQAKGMSKEEAQKLADKLFENKETALNTLISEELGINKEEMGGSAWEAAITSFLLFSVGAIIPLYPFIFLDGFKAIMLSIASGVVGLFIIGASITLFTGRSIWFSGFRQIIFGLAAAAVTYGIGALIGVSVAG, from the coding sequence ATGAGTTTGGTTATGGGAGTTGCCGGAGCAGCTGTTTCTAACAGTACCATTTTACTCACCGGAGTTGCCGGATTATTAGCCGGTTCCATTTCTATGGCTTTAGGCGAATGGCTTTCCGTGCAAAGTTCACGCGAATTAAACCAACGCCAGATTGAGTTGGAAACAGAAGAATTAGAAGCTTCACCCGAAGAAGAGAAACATGAAGTAATTTTGCTTTATCAAGCTAAAGGAATGAGCAAAGAAGAAGCTCAAAAATTAGCTGATAAACTTTTTGAAAACAAAGAAACCGCTTTAAATACATTAATTTCAGAAGAATTAGGAATTAATAAAGAAGAAATGGGCGGTTCGGCTTGGGAAGCGGCTATAACTTCTTTTTTATTGTTTTCTGTTGGAGCTATCATTCCATTGTATCCTTTTATCTTTTTAGACGGATTCAAAGCAATTATGCTCAGCATAGCCAGCGGAGTAGTAGGGTTATTTATTATTGGAGCTTCAATTACGCTTTTCACCGGAAGATCGATTTGGTTCTCAGGATTCAGACAGATAATTTTTGGTTTAGCCGCCGCCGCAGTAACCTACGGAATTGGCGCTTTAATTGGTGTTTCAGTAGCAGGGTAA